GGTCTTCAACAGTGTTATCTCCACCTGTAAAGGTGAATTGGACAACATACGCAGCAGATGTGTCTCGGTAGTGATCTTAACCGGCATCAGGTTAAGTATCAACAATCGCAAAGGACGAATATCCTGATGGATGGCACGGCTTTCCGTCATCACAAAAATATTCTCGTCCCGGAGCACATCGGCGGCAGGTAAATTATCTGGTATATTGACCGGCATAAACAGTTTTTTTAATGGGATGCCAAAAATAAAAAAAAGATGCAGCATTCAAACTGATTTTTATCAGTTATTGATAAAAGTTTGGCAGGTTTTTTGTCCCCAATTAATGTGTTTAATGTGATTCATCGTTGAATTGAAAATAACCTTAAAATACTAATCATGGACCGGAATTTGAAAAAGATGGGTGTGTTTGTCCTGCTGCTATTGCTCGCTTTAGGTGGCGGCACTTTATACGGACAAGAAAAAAAATCAAAAAAACAGCGTAAAATAGAGCAAACCGAAAATGTAAAGCAACTCATTGATGCGCAAAATTATATTTTTATTGCAGAGAGGGCCTTACCGCAATCCGGAAGTTCCCGGTATCTGACCACTTCCTACGATGTAACAGTAACCAAAGATGAAGTCAAAGCTTTTTTACCATATTTCGGCCGTGTATATTCTGTGGTTGATCCGACAGAAGGAGGGATCAAATTCAACAGCACGAACTTTGACTATAAAGTAGAGAATGCAAAAAAAGGAGGGTGGGATATATACATTAAGACCAAAGATCAGCGAAGAACCTACGACCTGATCCTGAAAGTTACATCCAGCGGTTCGGCAAGCTTATCCGTAAATGATCCGACCCGCCAGTCCATTACTTTCCGGGGACGTATCGAAGAAATCAAATAATCTTTAATGATAAGGTCATTCAGATGAAATATCCTTGAACATTACTGTTCATCCAACGTAATGAACAAACCTGGATATTACATGTGACCATTAAAAATTAAATTTTATTCACATGAAACTCCTGAAATATTTTCCTTATTATTGTTGATCTTTAATTCTGTATATTTTTCGAGTTAATCATTAAAAATTCTGGCTATGAAAAAAATGGGTATCCTGATCTTGTTGCTATTTTTTGCTGTGGGTAGCAATATTTTATACGGGCAGGGAAAAAAATCGAAAAAGCAGCGGAAAGCAGAACAAACCGAAATGATCAAACAATTGATTGAAAATCAAAATTACGTTTTTAAAAGAACACCACCGCCAGTAACTGATCCGGGATATCCAACAATTTATGAGGTCATTGTAACAAAAGAAGAAGTGATCGGAATTTTACCGTTTTTTGGTGCCCGCTTTGAAAGTGAAAAAAATCCAGAAATCGGGAACAGGTTCAAAAATAAGGACTTTGATTATAAAGTAGAAAATGCAAAAAATGGTGGTTGGAATATTTATATTAAAACCGAAGTAAGGCAGGGACTATATGATATGACCCTGAAAGTTTCACCCAGTGGAATGGCAACTTTAATGTTACGTGACCCGGTACGTGAATGGACCGTAACTTATAGAGGAGATATACAACAGATAATTTAGGATATTTTTCGAATTATTCACTAAAAACCTCAGCCATGAAAAAATTGTATGTATTGGTCATGCTGCTGTCTTTTGCTGTAATTAGCAGTACTACTTACGGGCAGGAAAAAAAATCGAAAAAGCAGCGGAAAGTAGAAAAACAACAAGTTCAACAAGATAAAATAAAACAGATTGTTGAGGCGCAAAACTATGTTTTTGTCCCGGACAAGATTTCGCCCTATTATGATGTCAGGGTAACCAAGGAAGAGGTAAAAGCACATTTACCGTATACCGGACGGGTATATTCGCCTCCGACGGATCCAAGCGAAGGAGGAATTAAGTTTAGTACACAGGACTTTGAATATAAAATCGAAAATACGCAAAAAGGCGGATGGGATATATTTATCAAAACCAATGATCTGCAAAAAACATATGACCTGACCCTGAAAATTACCTCCAGCGGATCAGCCAGCTTATTTGTAAAGGATCCTACACGCACATCCATCAATTTTCATGGTCGTATAGAAGAAATCAAATAATATCTTTTGATGAATCTATAAAAGAACTCCTGAAAATTTACTTTTTGGGAGTTTTTATTTTATAACTGCAATCTACTTTTCCTTTAGAAATAGCCATCAGTTTCCCTACGATCAATTTTCTACGTATAGGAGAGATCCGGTCTATGAATAATTTTCCCTCAATATGATCATATTCATGCTGGATAATACGTGCAGCGACACCATCATACCGCTCAGAATGAGGCTGGAAGTGTTCATCCAGATAATCAATCTTTATCCACTCGGGACGTTTTACCGATTCGCGTATCTTCGGAAGGCTCAGACAACCTTCATTATCGACCCATTCTTCTCCACCGCTTTCCCTAATTATAGGATTAATGAATACTTTCTTGAATGAATGCAGTTCGTCATCGGGATTTTCGTCATCGGCCATTGGCGAACCATCTATGACAATTAACCGTATGGATTTTCCGATTTGAGGAGCAGCAAGACCTACACCATCGGCATGATACATGGTTTCAAACATATCGGCGATCAGTTGTTTCAAATCCGGGTAATCCGAAGTAATTTCCTCGCTCTTTTTTCTCAATAAAGGCCATCCGTAAACATAAATCGGTAGAATCATATCTATTTTAAATCAATCCTTAAATTAATATCCCGGTGAGTCAATACTATAATTGACTACTCCAATCAACCGGAAAAATACAAAGATACAAAATTTGATATTGAGCCGGGTAATCATTGAGCAAAAACTTAACCTTGAAACTTTTGTATAGCTATTTGCGTATAAAGTACCGTATTCTAAAAGATAGTTAAAATTTATTCTGTTTGAAAATGAAAAAAATAAAACTTTTCCCGTTATTTTTAATGCTCGTTGTGGTTATACCTTTTTCCTGCAGTAAGGATAAGGACGATAACAAACCCCTCAGCGAGATTATTGTCGGTACATGGAAACCCACAGATATCAATTTCAAAACAGGAGATAATAATCTGGATAACATCATGAAAAGTTTTATGATAAGGGAAATGGGAAACGTCAGTGAAATACTTGATGAATATGGAACGATGGAATTTACCGCTGACCACCGGTGCATCAACTGGAGGGATG
This genomic stretch from Bacteroidales bacterium harbors:
- the def gene encoding peptide deformylase — encoded protein: MILPIYVYGWPLLRKKSEEITSDYPDLKQLIADMFETMYHADGVGLAAPQIGKSIRLIVIDGSPMADDENPDDELHSFKKVFINPIIRESGGEEWVDNEGCLSLPKIRESVKRPEWIKIDYLDEHFQPHSERYDGVAARIIQHEYDHIEGKLFIDRISPIRRKLIVGKLMAISKGKVDCSYKIKTPKK
- a CDS encoding DUF4251 domain-containing protein, giving the protein MKKMGILILLLFFAVGSNILYGQGKKSKKQRKAEQTEMIKQLIENQNYVFKRTPPPVTDPGYPTIYEVIVTKEEVIGILPFFGARFESEKNPEIGNRFKNKDFDYKVENAKNGGWNIYIKTEVRQGLYDMTLKVSPSGMATLMLRDPVREWTVTYRGDIQQII
- a CDS encoding DUF4251 domain-containing protein, whose protein sequence is MDRNLKKMGVFVLLLLLALGGGTLYGQEKKSKKQRKIEQTENVKQLIDAQNYIFIAERALPQSGSSRYLTTSYDVTVTKDEVKAFLPYFGRVYSVVDPTEGGIKFNSTNFDYKVENAKKGGWDIYIKTKDQRRTYDLILKVTSSGSASLSVNDPTRQSITFRGRIEEIK
- a CDS encoding DUF4251 domain-containing protein translates to MKKLYVLVMLLSFAVISSTTYGQEKKSKKQRKVEKQQVQQDKIKQIVEAQNYVFVPDKISPYYDVRVTKEEVKAHLPYTGRVYSPPTDPSEGGIKFSTQDFEYKIENTQKGGWDIFIKTNDLQKTYDLTLKITSSGSASLFVKDPTRTSINFHGRIEEIK
- a CDS encoding lipocalin family protein, with translation MKKIKLFPLFLMLVVVIPFSCSKDKDDNKPLSEIIVGTWKPTDINFKTGDNNLDNIMKSFMIREMGNVSEILDEYGTMEFTADHRCINWRDGNKTSEGSYSISEDNITISSIDGDKSETIQFQVDNNDQIIMIENLLDLPGLDESMLTSIDTIIPGASNKIKNGEGWVTLKRQ